From Pleuronectes platessa chromosome 17, fPlePla1.1, whole genome shotgun sequence, one genomic window encodes:
- the LOC128460470 gene encoding E3 ubiquitin-protein ligase pellino homolog 2, producing the protein MNSPKKDGDDDVPVKDPVKYGELVILGYNGSLPSGDRGRRKSRFALYRRAKANGVKPSAVHILYTPQDSKAVHSRGQHSISFTLSRNQTVVVEYSHDNNTDMFQIGRSTESPIDFVVTDTSGGGKEGEDPSIAPSTISRFACRVVCERSPPYTARIYAAGFDSSKNIFLGEKATKWKNPDGHMDGLTTNGVLVMHPEGFPEEPKQGLWREISVCGDVYALRETRSGPSRGKLAEGESSALRDGSLVDLCGATLLWRTGEGLMRAPTLRHLEALRQELNASRPQCPVGLSTLAFPSLPRSHSLEERQPWVYLTCGHVHGRHDWGQRSEREEHPGEGEGSTTRRECPLCRSVGPYVPLWLGCEPAVYVDAGSPTHGFVPCGHVCSEKTVRYWAETPLPHGTHAFRPVCPFCSSALSTPGWTRLIFQGPID; encoded by the exons GTACAATGGTTCTCTTCCAAGCGGAGACCGGGGGCGCCGAAAGAGTCGCTTCGCTCTGTACCGAAGGGCCAAGGCCAATGGTGTCAAGCCcagtgcggtgcacatcctctACACGCCCCAGGACAGCAAG gcCGTacacagcagggggcagcacagCATTTCTTTCACCTTGTCCCGTAACCAGACAGTGGTGGTGGAGTACTCCCATGATAACAACACAGACATGTTCCAG ATCGGACGCTCCACAGAAAGTCCCATCGACTTTGTGGTGACAGACACCTCTGGAggggggaaggagggggaggaccCCTCCATTGCTCCCAGCACCATCTCACGTTTTGCCTGCAGAGTCGTGTGCGAACGCAGCCCACCCTACACTGCGCGCATTTACGCCGCAGGCTTCGACTCCTCCAAAAATATCTTCCTAGGA GAAAAAGCAACCAAATGGAAAAACCCAGATGGACACATGGACGGTTTGACCACCAACGGGGTGCTAGTGATGCATCCAGAGGGGTTTCCAGAGGAGCCGAAGCAGGGGCTGTGGAGGGAGATCTCTGTCTGCGGTGATGTCTACGCCCTTAGGGAGACACGCTCTGGGCCCAGCCGGGGCAAACTG gcagagggagagagcagcgcACTACGAGACGGTTCCCTGGTTGACCTGTGTGGTGCCACCCTGCTGTGGCGTACGGGCGAGGGGCTCATGCGTGCGCCCACCCTGCGTCACCTGGAAGCACTTCGACAGGAGCTCAATGCGTCCCGCCCCCAGTGTCCTGTCGGCCTCAGCACACTGGCCTTCCCCAGCCTGCCACGCAGCCACAG CCTTGAAGAACGTCAGCCCTGGGTCTACCTCACTTGCGGCCACGTCCATGGACGCCACGACTGGGGCCAGAGATCTGAAAGGGAGGAGCACCCAGGGGAGGGCGAGGGCTCTACAACCCGCCGAGAATGTCCCCTGTGCAGGAGTGTGGGGCCCTACGTGCCCCTGTGGCTGGGCTGTGAGCCTGCTGTGTATGTTGACGCCGGCTCTCCTACTCACGGTTTTGTTCCGTGCGGTCACGTCTGCTCAGAGAAGACAGTCAGGTACTGGGCAGAGACCCCACTGCCCCACGGGACCCACGCCTTCAGACCTGTCTGCCCCTTCTGCTCCAGTGCCCTCAGCACCCCCGGCTGGACGCGGCTCATCTTCCAGGGCCCCATCGACTAG